The Callithrix jacchus isolate 240 chromosome 7, calJac240_pri, whole genome shotgun sequence DNA window tcttcttccttccttccttccttcttactctttttttctatctGGCCGAGACCACTGTGGCTCTGTCTTCTGGAATCTGTTTCGGAGAAACCTCTGTAATGCCAGGTCTATTAAGGAGAGTTCTGGGGACCCAGGCCCCTGTGGTACCCGCTTCTCTCAATTTTCCCTTAGAGTGGAGGCATCCAGTGGGCAAATGCTCACTATTCCCCAGATCGCCCACCCTCGGGGAGTTCCTGCTGTAGGCATCTAATTCTTGCCTCTATTTCCTTTCCCTGTGCTTTTCTCATCAGACTGTGGCTACACAATCTCTCAAGTGAGATCAATGAAGATTCTGAAGCGATTTGGTGGCCCAGCTGGTCTATGGACCAAGGATCCACTGGGGCAAACAGAGAAGATCTACGTGTTAGATGGGACACAGAATGACACAGCCTTTGTCTTCCCAAGGCTGCGTGACTTCACCCTTGCCATGGCTGCCCGGAAAGCTTCCCGAGTCCGGGTGCCCTTCCCCTGGGTAGGCACAGGGCAGCTGGTATATGGTGGCTTTCTTTATTTTGCCCGGAGGCCTCCTGGAGGACCTGGCGGGGGTGGTGAGATGGAGAACACTTTGCAGCTCATCAAATTCCACCTGGCAAACCGAACAGTGGTGGACAGCTCAGTATTCCCAGCGGAGGGGTTGATCCCCCCGTACGGCCTGACAGCAGACACCTACATTGACCTGGCAGCTGATGAGGAAGGCCTTTGGGCTGTCTATGCCACTCGGGAGGATGACAGACACTTGTGTCTGGCCAAGTTAGATCCACAGACACTGGACACAGAGCAGCAATGGGACACACCATGTCCCAGAGAGAATGCTGAGGCTGCCTTCGTCATCTGTGGGACCCTATACGTCGTCTATAACACCCGTCCTGCCAGTCGGGCCCGCATCCAGTGCTCCTTTGATGCCAGTGGCACTCTGACCCCTGAACGGGCAGCCCTCCCGTATTTTCCCCGCAGATATGGTGCTCATGCCAGCCTCCGCTATAACCCCCGAGAACGCCAGCTCTATGCCTGGGATGATGGCTACCAGATTGTCTATAAGCTGGagatgaggaagaaagaggaggaggtttGAGGAGCTAGCCTTGTTTTTTGGCATCTTTCTCACTCccatacatttatattatatccCCACTAAACGTCCTGTTCCTCATTCTTCAAATGTGGGCCAGTTGTGGCTCAAATCCCCTCTATTGTTACCAATGGCAATCAAATTCTTACAGCTCATTTGTTTCATACGGAACTCCAGATCCTGAGAAATCCTTTTAGCGCTAAGAGTCAAAAGCCCCAACCGTTCActcctgttctcctgcctcatgtcAAGAAGTTTCAGGCTAAGGGTGACCCAGACCCAGAGTGCTGACCTTGCATGGGGCAGGCCCAGGGAGCAGGCAGCAGTGTTCTTGCCCTCAGAGGGGCTTGGGGAGAGAGGACTAGGAGATGTCCAGCTCTGCCCTCTCTTCCTCGCTCCTCCCTTCAGTGTCCTGAGGAACAGGACTTTCTCCACATTATTTTGTATTGCAACATTTTGCATTAAAAGGAAAACCCGCTACTCCTCTCCTGTGTTTGTTTAGGGGAGCCCTCAGATCAAATTTCCCCGCTGACCGTCCATTTTCTCCCTCCCAACCCATCCCCACTGCTTGAGCCATGTTAAGGACTTGGCGGGGCTCCCTTTGCTGAGGAGGAGCTTACTGTGAGGCGCCTGGGGGAAGCGGCGCCATCCCGCCACTGTCGGAGGCTGGACGAAGGCCTCCGTCCACACCCACCGCCATCCACAGCCGCCAATCCACGGCAGCCACCCCAGAACCTCAGTGGCACTGTGCCTCTGGCTGTGAGACACTGGGGCCCAGGGCAGAGCTTCCAGTTCCGATTCTCAGAGGATTTTGAACTAGCAAATGGATGCTAGCTGCATTGCAGTCTGGTGTAGAAACCAGAGCCCTGAATGCCTGTGTTTTGAGTAAGAACCTAAGGCTCCCCTGCAAAGTGAACTCTGCCCCGCACCCCAGACCTCCACTCCCACCTCCAGCATGGCGCTCCCGCAGGGCCGGGTTGCACAATTGTTCTCGGTCTGAACCGCTCTGATTTTCCTGCTGCCACAGCGTCTGCGGtttgggcagggaggaggggcaaTGACCGTGTCCCAGATGTTGGCCTGACCCGGTCCGCAGTCTTCGCCTGCCTTCCTCTTCTCCACCCTCCTCACGCCCACCTACCCACTCCAGCCCTGAACCTGGCCGAAGCCCGTCGGGACGGCAGGAAACTTAAccctctgtggctcacaccctgGCCTCTGGCGTTGGATTGCAGAGGGCAGTCGGCGGAAggcagaagggagaggaggaggaaggctcCAGGCTTTGGACTCCAGGCTCCAGGAATCTGCTGATCGCTGCACCAGGCCCCCACCCCAGCGCCACCCTCACTGCTGCGAGCTCAGCGGGCAGGGGCAAGGCTGGCTGGTGGGCAGGAACCACTGCTTTCATAAGGAGCCCACCTCAGGCAGCCCTGGGGTCCTCTTGGTTATTTGCCTTAGCCAAGTGCGGGGGAGGGGCACAGTCTTCTTCCCAAAGCGCCGCCCTCCTTCCCGCCCCAGGTGGGGTGGCTTCGCCAAGGGCCTGTGAGCCtccctttgtcttttcttctctcctcaggCAGAGCTGCTCCAGACGTAGGTTGATGAGGAACGGGAAAGACAGACGTGAGGCACCTCACAAAGGCGCTATTGTGGGAGCCCGGGGCGGGCAGGGGCTCTCTCCCATTCCATTCTCTCCTAATGTGGGGCTGGCAACAGTAATCACCACCTGTCAGCCCACAGAGGGGTCTGCCCACGGAACAGCTGGCTGCCGAGCAGTGGTGCACAGGGAGggctgcgggggggggggggaagggggGGAAGGGTGTTCTCAGCTCAGGCCTGGAGAATGGGGTCTGGGCCACAGGGCTGGTAGCACAGCGCGGGGACTGTGGGTGCCCCGTGTGGAAAGGGAGCTTGTCTGCTCCCTGGGgtgactgtgtgtatgtgtgtggggggggagggCTCCCGTGTGGTTCAGAGGTGCTCGTCTTCTCCCTAGTGtgactgcgtgtgtgtgtgtgtgcccacgtGTGGCAGAGGAGCTTGTCTGCttatgtggctgtgtgtgtgtgtgtgtgtgtgtgtgtgtgtgtgtgtgtgtgtgatgggaggCTGTAGGGTTGGGCTGTGTCTGGAGTTACCTTGTTAGAGCACCAAACCCCAGGAGCGGCTCTGATGCCCTTGACGAGAGCATAACCTGACACTCCGTGTGTATAAATGACGTCAAAGGATGTGTATTTGAAGTACATGCGTAACACCTTGTCACTTCTATGAAAATCAGGTTCTTCCGCGTCACACACGCGTGCTTGTCTTTGTGGCATCTATCTTTGCCTGATTCCtccatgagaaagaaaagaaagcatccTTTTTCTTTTAGGCTTAAATTTTCTCTGGAAAAGTTCACTCAGGCTTTTCTGAAAGGGCAACAGTCTCTGGGGCCCTCTCGTTTAttactttcctcttctttctttttggctCCTGCTCAATAGTTGGTGCCATTTTGGAAGCATTTTGGAAGGTGAGTAGAACTGTGTGGGCGGATCCAGCGAACTGTCCAAATTCATGAAACTGAATGATACCCTACTCCAGGAGGCAGCCCCCGTCGCTAAATCCTACCATCCGCTAGTAGCCCCGTCATCCACCTCACACCCTCCGCAACCCATCACTGGCAGAAATAGGTTATGACCTCTGATTTGCTTGCAAAAgacagtggaaggcaaagggcCTAGTAGAGGAGAGAGGGATTAAAAGTCCAAAGAGAAGTCCCACATCTGCCCTGATGCCTAGCCCTGAGACAGTAAACACCCAGGGCTGGGGATGTCGGAAGGGCACCAAGAGCCAGGACAGGCTGCTGCAGCAGAGGCAGCTGTCTGCCGGTCTTAGGTCCAGATGTGGCTTCTCCATCACAAGGCCTATCCACAACACTGGGCCTCAGGGTTTCCTGCTTTACCTCCTCAGCTCCCCTCTTTGTTCTTAATATCCTCTCTTCTCTGATGCTGGTCTTAGCATCTGCCTGCCAGAGAATCCAAAGTGTTTGTCTTGTTCATTTTAATCAGGAAGCTGGGCCAATGCTGTGAGCGCCCTGGACGGTGGAGAGGGAGAGGGCAGAGATGCACAGGATGAAGTTGTTGATTCAGCTGTCAGCGTTTCCTCTGGGATGGGCTCTGAGCTAAACAGAAAGCAAGccctttccctccttttcctcctcctccagtctCAGATTTTCTGGGCCTCTTCTCATCTCTGCTTGAACAGGCACCCCTTCCCTGAGGCTCCTGGGGGTACACCCTTCCACTGCTCCCCACTCCTCCAGCTGGTATAGAGGAAAGGATGGCCATTTTGAGAGCTGCTGAGACTGTCCTGGTATTTCTCAGGGCTTTCAGGATGGGTCTCTTGAGGGCCTGCCACCCAGCCTCTCTGTGTCTGCCTTTGCTGTGTGGTCTCTGGCCCAGGAgaacttttctatttctctggctGGAGAGCAGGGACTGTCCTGCAGCTTCGCTCCTGTTGGCAGCTGTGGCCTCCGCAGGCCCGGTTGCCCCCACAGCCCGGCCGGTGAGCTTTCCTTTGCCTGGTCTTTAACTTCTTCTCTTACAATGCagaccttaaaaaattaaatctttatttctgga harbors:
- the OLFML3 gene encoding olfactomedin-like protein 3 produces the protein MGPSTPLLILFLLSWSGPLQGQQHHLVEYMERRLAALEERLAQCQDQSSRHAAELRDFKNKMLPLLEVAEKEREALRTEADTISGRVDRLEREVDYLETQSPALPCVELDEKVTGGPGTKGKGRRNEKYDMVTDCGYTISQVRSMKILKRFGGPAGLWTKDPLGQTEKIYVLDGTQNDTAFVFPRLRDFTLAMAARKASRVRVPFPWVGTGQLVYGGFLYFARRPPGGPGGGGEMENTLQLIKFHLANRTVVDSSVFPAEGLIPPYGLTADTYIDLAADEEGLWAVYATREDDRHLCLAKLDPQTLDTEQQWDTPCPRENAEAAFVICGTLYVVYNTRPASRARIQCSFDASGTLTPERAALPYFPRRYGAHASLRYNPRERQLYAWDDGYQIVYKLEMRKKEEEV